The following is a genomic window from Halobacterium sp. R2-5.
TACGGACTCTACCAGTGAAAACGATTGTAGCCACGTTACACAATCACAGTGTAGGCTCGTCGGGACCGGTCGAAACCGAAGGGTTCGCGAGGGCCGCAGCCTGGCTTCGCTCGTCTGCGGGATTTGAACCCGGAACCAGACGTTCCTGCTCGCTTCGCTGCGCGGGCTGCGACTGGTAGGGCTTCAAATCCCGACTTCGCCACTACGAACCAGTCACCGCGAGCGACACACCAGTCGCTCGCGGGTGACGTCGGTAGAAGTGGACTCGTCGGGATTTGAACCCGAGGCCTTCCCCGTGCCAGGGGGATGATCTACCACTGATCTACGAGCCCTCGAACGCAGTCACACGTTGCCCGGGGTCGTTGATAAACCCCGCGATTCGCGGGCAGGCGGCCGTGCGGAGAGATGGAAACCCTTTACGTCCCCGAGCGTGTTCTCGCCTGTAGGGAACCACACGGCCGTAGATCCGACTGCGCGCCGCGGGCTTGACGCGTCTCGCGTCCGCCGGCGGGGCTTGGGACTGCGGTAGTGTTCCGGCACCGTCTGGTGCCGTCAGCGTTTCGTGTAGTTCCAATCCGAACAATGGCACGAATGCACACGCGCCGCCGTGGGTCGTCCGGCTCGGACCGCCCGGCGGCAGACGAACCACCGGAGTGGAGCGACGTAGACGAGGAAGCAATCGAGGACCGCGTGGTGGAGCTCGCCGAACAGGGGCACGACCCCTCGCAGATCGGCCTGAAGCTCCGCGACGAGGGCGTGCAGGGCACGCCCGTCCCGGACGTGAAGCTGGCGACGGGGAAGAAGGTCACCGAGATTCTGGAGGAGAACGACGCCGAGCCCGAGCTCCCGGAGGACTTCCGTAACCTCCTGGAGAAGGCGGTTCGGCTGCGCGAGCACGTCCAGGAGAACGGGCAGGACCACCAGAACAAGCGCGCGCTGCAGAACACGGAGTCGAAGCTCCGTCGGCTCGCCAACTACTACCGCGGCGACGAGCTCGACCAGGACTTCAAGTACTCCTACGAGAAGGCGAAGGAGCTCCTCGAATAGATGGCGACGACGGGACGCACTGCGGCCGCGACCGAGCCCGACGCCGAGTCGGTGCTGAGCGACGCGGACTTCGTTCGCGTGGCGGCGGCGCCGACCGGCGGGAGCATCGCGGCGGCTGCGATGCTCGCCGACGCGTGCGAGGAGCGCGGCGTGCCGTACCAGGTGCGCGCGACTCGCGGCACGCCGGACTCGGAGGCGGCCGATGCGTCCCTCGTGGCAGTCGGCGTCGAGTCGCCGGCGGCCGACGCGGTGTTCGCAGAAGACGCGCCGAACGCGGCGTTCGACGCGGCACGAGCGGTCGGCGCGGACCCCGACCCGGTGCTCGCGTTCGCGGGCGCGCTCGCAGACGGCATCGAGCCGTCCGAGGACGTCCGAGACACCGCGGACCTGACGCGGCGGCCGGGCGTCGGGATTCCGACCGCGGACCTCGCGGCGGGCCTGGCG
Proteins encoded in this region:
- a CDS encoding 30S ribosomal protein S15 — its product is MARMHTRRRGSSGSDRPAADEPPEWSDVDEEAIEDRVVELAEQGHDPSQIGLKLRDEGVQGTPVPDVKLATGKKVTEILEENDAEPELPEDFRNLLEKAVRLREHVQENGQDHQNKRALQNTESKLRRLANYYRGDELDQDFKYSYEKAKELLE